One Cervus canadensis isolate Bull #8, Minnesota chromosome 1, ASM1932006v1, whole genome shotgun sequence genomic window carries:
- the LOC122422557 gene encoding cytochrome c oxidase subunit 6A1, mitochondrial, whose amino-acid sequence MATAARSRVSGLLGSSRLQLSRSMSSGAHGEEGSARMWKALTYFVALPGVGVSMLNVFLKSHHGEEERPEFVAYPHLRIRSKPFPWGDGNHSLFHNPHVNPLPTGYEDE is encoded by the exons ATGGCGACGGCAGCTAGATCTCGGGTTTCTGGCCTGCTGGGTAGTTCCCGGCTGCAGCTGAGTCGGTCTATGTCCAGTGGCGCCCACGGCGAAGAGGGTTCAG CTCGCATGTGGAAGGCCCTCACCTACTTTGTGGCACTCCCCGGGGTGGGAGTGAGCATGCTGAATGTCTTCCTGAAGTCGCATCACGGAGAGGAGGAGAGACCCGAGTTCGTGGCCTACCCGCATCTCCGCATCAGGTCCAAG CCCTTTCCCTGGGGAGATGGTAACCATTCCCTATTCCATAACCCTCATGTGAATCCGCTTCCAACTGGCTATGAAGACGAATAA